A genomic region of Gloeocapsopsis dulcis contains the following coding sequences:
- a CDS encoding helix-turn-helix domain-containing protein: MKQPYIGRVIREFRLELNLTQEQLANYLGVSWLTVNRWENHHSQPSPLAIKQIDKMLSSNKELNQELLDKSLMNKD; encoded by the coding sequence ATGAAACAGCCTTATATAGGAAGAGTAATTCGAGAATTTCGCTTAGAACTTAACTTAACACAGGAACAGTTAGCAAATTATTTAGGAGTCAGTTGGTTAACTGTTAATCGATGGGAAAATCATCATTCTCAACCTTCTCCTTTAGCTATCAAGCAGATTGATAAGATGTTGTCTTCTAATAAGGAGTTGAATCAAGAATTACTTGATAAATCTTTAATGAATAAAGATTAA
- a CDS encoding DEAD/DEAH box helicase: MDFFPYEPFDDNKAQKKVWEWLKDAFKDEEGVAYYRYPIFTKTGRLNREPDILILHRELGLWVIECKGCFIDNIKGIQGHEWQMNNWYRETDTPVAQAEDEMFAIKNKLDERRETRGKVNCHFRVALPHVKQKEWEEKGFSQLPSTEGVVLVYENLTPSALKKHLAENARKCKLSEQDWEVVKGVLGGTLPSKPPRDIPTQIASNNPIRVIRAIETKLKVLDENQQKIAFEIPDGSQRLRGLAGTGKTVLFAKRAAKIHIKYPDWTIGFVFFTRSLYDQILELVACYHREMHPDHQDPDWTKLKVLHAWGGREQAGFYYNLALKSGVRPRTVRDVNNEIGNGSPRQSFEYVCECLKRDARNIPIIYDVLLIDEGQDLPPTFYRLARQTLSDPYRFYWAYDEAQGIGSLIVPKPETIFGRNLDGSLVVDVSGSYEGGISKSHKMNRCYRTPRLLLMTAHAVNMGLFRTEGVLQGVTQQKDWKDLGYEVIDGDFRPESVKAGRKVTITRALASSPHPIDQNDFELKDALGTSLTIKPFDTEYEEREWIAQQVAKDIELGFDPWDITIVVLSGDSEKDYLSKLRYALEQQGVDSYIAGVDGDRSIFRKDGCVTISNIFRAKGNEAWKVYACRFHYATQPLLWKQEEELHKRNEAFVALTRARVWCIATGVDSSIFDELQQAISQYPNFTFPTFNKSSLKRLIEDEGDDS, encoded by the coding sequence ATGGACTTTTTTCCTTACGAACCGTTTGATGATAACAAAGCACAGAAGAAAGTTTGGGAATGGTTAAAGGATGCCTTTAAAGATGAGGAAGGAGTAGCATACTATCGGTATCCTATTTTTACTAAAACTGGAAGGCTTAATCGAGAACCTGATATTCTCATTCTTCATCGAGAGTTAGGCTTATGGGTAATTGAATGCAAAGGATGTTTTATAGACAATATCAAGGGCATTCAAGGGCATGAATGGCAAATGAACAATTGGTATCGAGAAACTGATACGCCTGTTGCCCAAGCAGAAGATGAAATGTTTGCTATTAAAAATAAGTTAGACGAACGCAGAGAAACAAGAGGAAAGGTTAACTGTCATTTTAGAGTAGCGCTTCCTCATGTTAAACAGAAAGAATGGGAAGAGAAAGGATTTAGTCAGTTACCTTCTACAGAAGGTGTTGTATTGGTTTACGAAAACTTAACGCCTTCTGCTTTAAAGAAACATTTGGCTGAAAATGCCCGAAAGTGTAAACTAAGCGAACAAGATTGGGAAGTTGTTAAAGGAGTATTAGGAGGAACGCTGCCATCAAAACCGCCGCGTGATATTCCTACACAAATAGCATCAAATAATCCTATCAGAGTTATTCGTGCAATTGAAACTAAACTTAAAGTTTTAGATGAAAATCAACAAAAGATTGCTTTTGAGATTCCTGATGGTTCGCAACGTCTTCGCGGACTAGCAGGAACAGGAAAAACGGTTCTTTTTGCCAAAAGAGCCGCAAAAATTCATATTAAATATCCCGATTGGACAATAGGTTTTGTATTTTTTACTCGTTCTTTATACGACCAGATTCTCGAACTTGTAGCTTGTTATCATCGGGAAATGCATCCCGACCATCAAGACCCAGATTGGACAAAACTAAAGGTACTACACGCTTGGGGTGGCAGAGAACAAGCAGGATTCTACTACAACTTAGCTTTAAAGTCTGGAGTCAGACCAAGAACTGTTAGGGATGTTAATAATGAAATAGGTAACGGGTCGCCAAGACAATCCTTTGAGTACGTTTGCGAATGTTTAAAAAGAGACGCTAGAAATATTCCAATAATCTACGATGTATTACTAATTGACGAAGGACAAGATTTACCCCCAACATTCTATCGATTGGCTCGTCAAACACTTTCAGATCCATATCGGTTTTATTGGGCTTACGATGAGGCACAGGGAATTGGTTCTTTAATTGTTCCTAAACCAGAAACTATTTTTGGGAGAAATTTAGATGGCAGTTTAGTAGTTGATGTTAGTGGTAGCTACGAGGGTGGTATATCAAAAAGCCACAAAATGAATAGATGCTATAGAACTCCTCGTCTTTTATTAATGACGGCTCATGCTGTAAATATGGGACTGTTCCGAACAGAAGGTGTATTGCAAGGAGTAACCCAACAAAAAGACTGGAAAGATTTGGGATACGAAGTGATAGATGGCGACTTTAGACCAGAGAGCGTAAAGGCAGGAAGAAAAGTTACGATTACGCGAGCGCTTGCTTCGAGTCCGCATCCAATTGACCAAAATGATTTTGAATTGAAAGATGCTCTAGGAACGTCACTAACTATTAAACCGTTTGATACCGAATACGAAGAGAGAGAATGGATTGCTCAACAAGTAGCTAAAGATATTGAGCTAGGGTTCGATCCTTGGGACATTACGATCGTTGTTCTGTCAGGAGATTCTGAAAAAGATTATCTATCCAAACTTCGATATGCATTAGAACAGCAAGGAGTTGATAGTTACATTGCTGGCGTTGATGGCGATCGCAGTATCTTCCGTAAAGATGGTTGCGTAACTATATCTAACATTTTCCGCGCTAAAGGTAATGAAGCATGGAAAGTATATGCTTGCCGATTTCATTACGCAACACAGCCACTTCTATGGAAACAGGAAGAGGAATTACACAAGCGCAATGAAGCTTTTGTAGCTTTGACTCGCGCCCGCGTTTGGTGCATCGCTACCGGAGTAGATAGCTCGATCTTTGACGAACTACAGCAAGCGATTAGTCAATATCCAAACTTTACTTTCCCTACTTTCAATAAAAGTTCATTAAAACGGCTGATTGAAGACGAAGGTGACGATAGCTAA
- a CDS encoding ParA family protein codes for MTRTIALFNQAGGVGKTTLTQNLGYHLQARGHQVLLIDLDPQASLTTFMGIDSGTLEKTPFDALINEEPLFIFKDIQGIDLAPANINLSAAEIQLVNLDFREVRLKEALDPIRDNYDFILIDCPPSLGLLSYTSLVAATHVLIPIETHFKAFQGTNLLLQTITKVRKRGNRALEIAGFVPSRYAANNSQDKRTLQAIREQFGKVSTVHNAIPRLTAFVDASEEQVPLAIYDPHNPALKILDQLAAQMETLNDPPTKLSS; via the coding sequence ATGACTCGTACCATCGCACTCTTTAATCAAGCAGGTGGGGTGGGGAAAACAACCTTAACCCAGAACTTGGGGTATCATCTCCAAGCGCGGGGACACCAAGTATTATTGATTGATCTCGACCCCCAAGCTTCCTTAACCACCTTCATGGGTATTGACTCTGGCACTTTGGAAAAAACCCCGTTTGATGCGCTAATTAATGAAGAACCTTTATTTATTTTCAAAGACATTCAAGGAATTGACTTGGCTCCGGCTAACATTAACCTGAGTGCCGCAGAAATTCAATTGGTCAATTTAGATTTTCGAGAAGTTCGTCTTAAAGAAGCGCTTGACCCGATTCGAGATAACTATGACTTTATCCTGATTGATTGTCCTCCCAGTCTTGGTTTACTTAGCTACACGAGTCTTGTGGCAGCTACTCATGTTTTGATTCCGATTGAAACTCATTTCAAAGCGTTTCAAGGAACCAATCTACTTTTACAAACGATCACTAAAGTGAGAAAGCGAGGCAATCGCGCATTAGAGATTGCAGGTTTTGTTCCTTCTCGCTATGCTGCTAACAACTCCCAAGATAAGCGCACGCTGCAAGCAATCCGCGAACAATTTGGTAAGGTCAGTACTGTTCATAACGCTATTCCTCGCTTAACTGCCTTCGTTGATGCCTCTGAGGAACAAGTACCTCTAGCTATTTACGATCCTCACAATCCCGCTCTTAAAATTCTCGACCAACTAGCTGCTCAAATGGAGACTCTTAATGACCCGCCAACCAAGCTCTCGTCGTAA
- a CDS encoding ParB/RepB/Spo0J family partition protein codes for MTRQPSSRRKSDKPYKSQANLDVLFGEEEVPTSSQTVKLDAIVLPERQPRRYFDPQKLEQLTKSVKAYGILENLLIRPVQGQEGLYELVAGERRYRAAQAAGLTEVPVAIRQLTDEQAIQISLVENLQREDLNPLEETEAILQLLASRLKIAESDVSSLLYRMLNDIQRMTNNVISQPEAETVKQMFAELGLMEWESFINNRLPLLRLPEEILEALRSGQIEYTKAKAIASLKDEQQRKELLAHAIQESLSLSQIRERLNSVQPKKVSSPSPQSHIQIISRRLNQAKLWDKDPKKWKQVQGWLQKIEKLLEEGQ; via the coding sequence ATGACCCGCCAACCAAGCTCTCGTCGTAAGAGCGATAAGCCGTACAAATCTCAAGCCAACCTTGATGTGTTATTTGGTGAAGAAGAAGTACCAACCTCGTCGCAAACTGTCAAATTAGATGCAATTGTTTTACCTGAGCGACAACCGCGACGCTATTTTGATCCACAGAAATTGGAGCAGCTAACAAAATCGGTTAAAGCGTATGGTATCTTAGAGAACTTACTGATTCGTCCTGTGCAAGGACAAGAAGGATTATATGAGCTAGTTGCTGGCGAAAGAAGGTATCGCGCTGCTCAGGCTGCTGGTTTGACAGAAGTTCCGGTGGCTATTCGGCAGCTTACTGACGAACAAGCTATTCAAATTTCTTTAGTTGAAAATTTACAACGCGAGGATTTGAATCCACTTGAGGAGACTGAAGCCATTTTACAACTTCTGGCATCGCGGCTCAAAATCGCTGAAAGCGATGTCAGTTCGTTACTTTATCGAATGTTAAATGACATTCAAAGAATGACTAATAACGTTATTAGTCAACCCGAAGCAGAAACTGTTAAGCAGATGTTTGCAGAATTAGGGTTGATGGAGTGGGAATCATTTATTAACAATCGACTGCCTTTGTTAAGACTGCCAGAGGAGATTTTAGAGGCATTACGCTCAGGACAAATTGAGTACACTAAAGCAAAGGCGATCGCTTCATTGAAGGACGAGCAGCAAAGAAAAGAACTATTAGCACACGCAATTCAGGAGAGCTTATCTCTTAGTCAAATTCGAGAACGATTGAACTCAGTTCAGCCTAAAAAGGTTTCTTCTCCGTCTCCTCAATCTCACATTCAAATAATAAGTCGCCGTCTCAATCAAGCAAAACTATGGGACAAAGACCCGAAAAAGTGGAAGCAAGTACAAGGTTGGTTGCAAAAGATAGAGAAATTACTAGAAGAGGGACAGTAA
- a CDS encoding transposase, which produces MSSQYWTTIGEVRLKDLVFIDETGVNLAMTRRYGRAKKSKRAYSKSPDNRGTNVTMIGAIATTGFLAPFTFEGWTNQEAFLTCVTQVLVPKLYPTSGT; this is translated from the coding sequence TTGAGCAGCCAATATTGGACAACGATTGGAGAAGTTCGGCTTAAAGATTTAGTTTTTATTGATGAAACTGGAGTTAATCTAGCTATGACTCGTCGTTACGGGCGAGCTAAAAAAAGTAAGCGAGCTTACAGTAAATCTCCTGATAATCGCGGCACAAATGTCACCATGATTGGTGCAATTGCGACAACAGGATTTCTTGCTCCTTTTACATTTGAAGGCTGGACAAATCAAGAAGCATTTCTGACTTGTGTTACGCAAGTGCTGGTACCAAAGCTTTATCCCACGAGCGGGACGTGA
- a CDS encoding ParB N-terminal domain-containing protein, with protein MEEQIKKQSPGSRSSTSSYLTLDEIRRDGGTQPRAAIDLKHVKLLEEQIEDGKELEPIIVFYDGESYWLADGFHRYAAHKNQDIEAIECVIHHGTRREAVLYLVGANAEHKPALPRSREDKRRAVITLLQDPEWGKWSDHEIARYCKVDNKTVGKIRGSVTEEFLSEKRTYKTKHGTTAAMNTANINKKPTAQVLQLPDNDSVATTHEQELQHFAPKEVEYSSSNQDGLKVDSIVNQLLPQTVEVDTNDILIAFTSNIEYMSEAQLEAAVRAISTCSS; from the coding sequence TTGGAAGAACAAATCAAAAAGCAATCGCCTGGTAGTAGATCTTCTACTTCTTCGTACTTAACACTTGACGAAATTCGCCGCGACGGAGGAACGCAACCAAGAGCAGCTATTGACCTCAAGCACGTTAAGTTGCTAGAGGAACAAATCGAGGACGGTAAGGAGCTAGAACCAATTATTGTCTTCTATGATGGGGAATCTTATTGGTTAGCTGATGGATTTCACCGCTATGCTGCGCACAAAAATCAAGACATAGAAGCGATCGAGTGTGTCATTCACCATGGAACGCGCCGCGAAGCTGTGCTGTATTTGGTTGGGGCAAATGCCGAGCACAAGCCAGCATTACCGCGCAGTCGAGAAGATAAGCGCCGGGCAGTGATAACTTTGCTGCAAGATCCTGAGTGGGGAAAGTGGAGCGATCATGAAATTGCTCGGTATTGCAAGGTTGACAACAAAACAGTGGGGAAAATTAGGGGAAGTGTCACTGAGGAATTCCTCAGTGAGAAACGAACCTATAAAACTAAGCACGGCACTACTGCCGCAATGAATACTGCCAACATCAATAAAAAACCTACTGCACAAGTACTGCAGTTACCAGACAACGACTCAGTTGCAACTACACACGAACAGGAGCTTCAGCACTTTGCACCAAAGGAGGTAGAATACAGTTCTTCTAATCAAGACGGACTCAAAGTGGATTCAATTGTAAATCAGCTACTACCTCAAACAGTAGAGGTAGACACCAACGATATTTTGATTGCCTTCACGAGCAACATAGAATACATGAGTGAAGCGCAACTTGAGGCAGCAGTCAGGGCAATAAGCACTTGCTCATCCTGA
- a CDS encoding PIN domain-containing protein, producing MPQFLTSRRLWEFVIKVVLDTSVFIAALLSKRRNSTPVLLLDKWRDRCFTLVMAPQLLRELVVQLMRKQIPQADIEDLVRLIAEIALHIKQLV from the coding sequence ATGCCTCAGTTTCTGACGAGCAGAAGACTGTGGGAATTCGTGATTAAAGTTGTTTTAGATACGTCTGTTTTTATTGCTGCTCTTCTAAGTAAAAGGCGAAACAGCACCCCCGTTTTATTGCTTGATAAATGGCGCGATCGCTGTTTTACATTAGTTATGGCTCCGCAATTATTACGCGAGTTGGTAGTGCAACTTATGCGAAAACAGATTCCTCAAGCAGATATCGAGGATTTAGTTAGACTGATTGCAGAAATTGCGCTTCATATCAAGCAACTCGTTTAG
- a CDS encoding UBP-type zinc finger domain-containing protein, producing the protein MSCQHLNELTLENMISKANYPVFRCEECMRVGGRWVHLRICQTCGKMLCCDSSKNQHARRHYEESGHTVISWHCQVKRR; encoded by the coding sequence ATGTCTTGTCAACACCTGAACGAACTGACGCTAGAGAATATGATTTCAAAAGCCAATTACCCGGTATTCCGCTGTGAGGAATGCATGCGAGTTGGCGGTCGTTGGGTACATTTAAGAATTTGTCAAACCTGCGGCAAAATGTTGTGCTGCGACTCATCCAAAAATCAGCACGCACGCCGTCATTATGAAGAAAGTGGACATACGGTGATCAGTTGGCATTGTCAAGTTAAGAGGAGGTGA
- a CDS encoding antibiotic biosynthesis monooxygenase translates to MLEEPLASNTSQENYLVTAVISHIVRPGREQGYEAWFHGIAADARKFKGHLGVSTIRPHDHAHPEYVVILKFDCYNNLKTWIESDIRQEWIERLQPLIEKPEAIQTLTGLETWFTLPDKPMKAPPPRYKMAVVTWLGVFFTISILNRLLVPLLAGLPVLLRTLLVTGLTVALLTYVIMPRLTQLFRKWLYPI, encoded by the coding sequence ATGTTGGAAGAACCATTGGCGAGCAATACCAGTCAAGAAAACTATCTAGTCACCGCCGTAATTTCTCATATCGTGAGACCAGGACGTGAACAAGGTTATGAAGCATGGTTTCATGGCATCGCCGCAGATGCACGAAAATTCAAGGGACATTTGGGTGTCAGCACGATTCGACCTCATGATCATGCTCATCCTGAATACGTGGTCATTCTCAAGTTCGATTGCTACAACAATCTCAAAACTTGGATTGAATCAGATATTCGGCAAGAATGGATTGAGCGACTGCAACCCTTAATTGAAAAGCCAGAAGCAATTCAAACCCTGACTGGGCTGGAAACCTGGTTTACGCTTCCTGACAAGCCGATGAAGGCTCCACCCCCGCGCTACAAAATGGCGGTCGTGACATGGCTGGGAGTGTTTTTTACGATATCTATTCTCAATCGTTTGCTAGTACCGCTCCTAGCTGGGCTTCCGGTATTGCTCAGAACGTTGTTGGTTACAGGTCTAACGGTTGCCCTGCTGACCTACGTGATTATGCCGCGCCTCACTCAACTCTTTCGCAAATGGCTGTATCCCATTTGA
- a CDS encoding hydrolase, translating to MSKNQKIGLEGLLRPEDSILVLIDHQPYQFTNLNSHEPTMIINNVIGLAKSAKVFNVPTILTTVIEERGGYIIKGLQDVFPDQKPINRTFINAWENPNVTDVVKKSGRKQLILAALWTEICLAMPAIQALGEGYEVFIVTDASGGVTAEAHDMAVRRLVQAGAVPINWMAVLAEWQRDWARTETSAGVSEILLEHGGASAVALAWELQLLATTPPADGKPVQVSNSSIGQLV from the coding sequence ATGTCTAAAAATCAAAAAATCGGTCTAGAAGGACTGCTTCGTCCAGAAGATAGCATCCTGGTACTGATTGACCACCAGCCCTATCAGTTCACCAACTTGAACAGCCATGAACCTACGATGATCATTAACAATGTTATTGGTCTTGCCAAATCGGCAAAGGTGTTCAACGTACCCACAATCCTTACCACAGTCATTGAAGAAAGAGGGGGTTATATCATTAAGGGACTACAGGATGTTTTTCCTGATCAAAAACCGATTAACCGCACTTTCATCAATGCCTGGGAAAATCCAAATGTGACAGATGTAGTGAAGAAAAGTGGTCGCAAGCAACTTATACTTGCTGCGCTTTGGACCGAGATCTGTCTCGCAATGCCAGCAATCCAGGCGCTTGGTGAAGGTTATGAAGTATTCATCGTTACCGATGCTTCGGGCGGTGTTACTGCGGAAGCTCATGACATGGCGGTTCGCCGCTTGGTTCAGGCGGGTGCAGTTCCAATCAACTGGATGGCTGTACTTGCTGAATGGCAACGTGACTGGGCACGCACAGAAACATCTGCGGGTGTATCAGAGATTCTTCTTGAGCATGGCGGTGCTAGTGCAGTGGCCCTTGCATGGGAACTTCAGCTCCTTGCAACAACCCCTCCAGCGGACGGCAAACCTGTCCAGGTCAGCAATTCCTCCATTGGTCAATTGGTTTAG
- a CDS encoding WD40 repeat domain-containing protein codes for MCRHVLQGHTGGVFTLAFAAHDQQLISGSFDQTIRVSNLQTGESVKVLRGHTGGIWSVAVCLDNQLLASGSGDQTIRLWNLQTGSCLNVLHEHTSWVTSVSFSPDGQFLISGSDDRTLKVWDIATGFCIQTLMVDRLYECTFDQIRILT; via the coding sequence GTGTGTCGGCATGTATTGCAGGGGCATACAGGAGGCGTTTTCACCCTGGCATTTGCAGCCCACGATCAGCAGCTAATCAGCGGTAGTTTTGATCAAACCATCCGAGTCTCGAATCTGCAAACTGGTGAAAGTGTAAAAGTCTTGCGGGGGCATACGGGTGGGATCTGGTCGGTTGCTGTATGCCTTGATAATCAACTATTGGCGAGTGGCAGTGGTGATCAGACTATTCGGCTCTGGAATCTGCAAACTGGATCTTGTTTGAACGTCTTGCACGAACACACCAGTTGGGTCACGTCAGTTAGCTTTAGCCCAGATGGTCAGTTTTTAATCAGTGGCAGTGACGATCGCACCCTTAAGGTGTGGGACATCGCTACCGGATTTTGCATTCAGACATTGATGGTCGATCGGTTGTATGAATGTACTTTCGATCAGATTCGGATTCTAACTTAA